One Primulina huaijiensis isolate GDHJ02 chromosome 8, ASM1229523v2, whole genome shotgun sequence genomic region harbors:
- the LOC140982553 gene encoding probable carbohydrate esterase At4g34215 — MAFANRILKVDSNFGSIILVPCALGGTKITDWSSFNSTLRQRLVQRTNEAVRFGGKLRAILWYQGESETRHIHDATYTFPRESKRFLSYLYKELNDPDDVPFIQVALASGPGEKEILEKVRAAQFAMEEVITVDAMGLPLGLAGLHLTTPAQVRLGNMMADAFLESRNTRFRSKSFTIEDENNQMKR, encoded by the exons ATGGCGTTTGCTAATAGGATTCTGAAGGTGGACTCGAATTTCGGCTCCATTATTTTGGTCCCTTGTGCTCTAGGAGGGACGAAGATTACGGATTGGTCGAGTTTCAACAGCACATTGAGACAACGTTTGGTGCAGAGGACTAATGAAGCTGTTAGGTTTGGTGGGAAACTTCGGGCTATTTTGTGGTACCAAGGGGAGTCGGAAACGAGACATATTCACGACGCCACGTATACGTTTCCTCGCGAATCCAAGAGATTTCTTTCATACTTGTACAAGGAATTGAACGATCCAGATGATGTTCCTTTCATTCAG GTTGCATTAGCATCGGGGCCAGGTGAGAAGGAAATTCTTGAGAAGGTTAGAGCAGCACAATTCGCAATGGAGGAGGTGATCACTGTTGATGCCATGGGGCTTCCCCTAGGCCTAGCCGGACTTCACCTCACTACCCCGGCTCAAGTTCGACTCGGAAATATGATGGCCGATGCATTCCTTGAGAGCCGAAACACTCGATTCCGATCAAAAAGTTTTACGATAGAAGATGAAAATAATCAAATGAAAAGATAG